From the Nitrobacter hamburgensis X14 genome, one window contains:
- a CDS encoding tyrosine-type recombinase/integrase, whose translation MPRVSKGPRLWKRPPRRKDGKIVGSAVWVIKDGGKHIATGCLAIPAGTRPPTEAERALANYIANKYTPVRKERSVDIIDIADVLSIYRDDKRNAFETDALKRKFDNRIARLNDFFGDKKLGQMSTQLCNEYVKERGRPGGARRDLEDLRSAINHHARENLHHAVIHVALPAKGAARERWLTRSEAAKLIWACWRYREMQRRHRGKDLGKKLATDKRPLRHLARFLLIGVYTGTRAGAVASASPTNAVGRSHVDLERGIFYRLAKGKKKTNKRQPPAPVPTRLLAHMRRWHKLNPDAEHFVEFNGKAVKSVKTAFKRAVTLSKISLAEGPVSPHTLRHTAATWLMQRGTDPWQAAGYLGMSVKVLIDTYGHHHPDYMKEAAAAITSKDRTKSVSVVETVVELNKHHPRIRKSK comes from the coding sequence ATGCCGCGTGTCAGTAAAGGTCCTCGACTTTGGAAGCGCCCACCCCGGCGGAAAGATGGGAAGATCGTCGGCTCCGCGGTCTGGGTCATCAAAGACGGCGGCAAACATATCGCCACAGGATGCCTTGCGATCCCGGCTGGCACGCGACCTCCAACCGAAGCCGAGCGAGCCCTCGCCAACTACATCGCGAACAAGTACACGCCGGTGCGGAAAGAGCGGAGCGTCGACATCATTGATATCGCCGACGTCCTCTCCATCTACCGGGACGACAAACGTAACGCATTTGAGACCGACGCGCTCAAGCGGAAATTCGACAACCGAATCGCCCGTCTAAACGACTTCTTCGGCGACAAGAAACTGGGGCAGATGAGCACCCAGCTTTGCAACGAGTACGTGAAGGAGCGCGGTCGCCCCGGCGGGGCCCGGCGCGACCTTGAGGATCTGCGCTCCGCGATCAACCATCATGCTCGCGAAAATCTGCACCACGCCGTCATCCACGTTGCGCTGCCTGCCAAGGGCGCGGCACGGGAGCGCTGGTTGACCCGAAGCGAGGCGGCCAAGCTGATATGGGCCTGCTGGCGGTACCGCGAGATGCAGCGACGCCACCGCGGCAAGGACCTTGGCAAGAAACTGGCGACCGACAAGCGGCCACTGCGGCATCTTGCGAGATTCCTTCTGATCGGCGTCTACACCGGCACCCGGGCCGGCGCGGTCGCAAGCGCGTCACCGACGAACGCGGTAGGCAGGTCGCACGTCGATCTTGAACGAGGCATTTTCTACAGACTGGCCAAAGGCAAGAAGAAAACGAACAAGCGCCAGCCGCCAGCTCCCGTTCCGACAAGACTTCTGGCTCACATGCGCCGCTGGCATAAACTCAACCCGGATGCCGAGCATTTCGTGGAGTTCAACGGCAAGGCCGTGAAGTCGGTCAAGACGGCCTTTAAACGGGCCGTGACGCTGTCGAAAATCTCGCTGGCGGAAGGCCCCGTCTCGCCTCACACGCTGCGCCACACCGCCGCTACGTGGCTCATGCAGCGTGGCACGGATCCATGGCAGGCCGCGGGCTATCTCGGAATGTCGGTGAAGGTGCTGATCGACACCTACGGCCACCACCACCCCGAC